A genome region from Nitrosopumilus sp. includes the following:
- a CDS encoding SRPBCC family protein encodes MAIIEVQVEINAPLDKVWNTISDIDNEPKFWKGTKEVRNISKEGNTVNREVTIAFRDQKCLQEVKIYPKEKIHATFTKGIIDGEKIISLSENGEKTKLTTFWDIKLTGIMSMFTGMIKKHIKSGTEQAMQSIKEEIER; translated from the coding sequence ATGGCAATTATTGAAGTGCAAGTAGAAATTAATGCGCCATTAGACAAAGTATGGAATACAATTTCAGATATTGACAATGAACCAAAATTTTGGAAGGGAACCAAAGAAGTCAGGAATATTTCCAAAGAAGGAAACACAGTCAATAGAGAGGTAACAATTGCTTTTAGAGATCAAAAATGTTTGCAGGAAGTTAAAATTTATCCAAAAGAAAAAATTCACGCCACATTCACAAAAGGAATTATTGACGGAGAAAAAATCATATCTTTATCAGAAAATGGAGAAAAGACAAAACTTACTACATTTTGGGATATCAAATTAACTGGAATTATGAGCATGTTTACTGGAATGATTAAGAAACATATCAAAAGCGGAACTGAACAGGCCATGCAAAGTATCAAAGAAGAAATCGAGAGATAA
- a CDS encoding ABC transporter substrate-binding protein, with product MKKMLVIILAVSIITVIHNESFADKNTFFDSVKFIQYLDENTALEEVKNGNLDIYYYTISPDRLENSKERGELQVFDSTGGSYSILVNPAESEKFNPFSEKEIRFALNYLVDRKLIVNELMGGYGSPIVSYYSPSDPEFLTVVEQLEAYDFKYNPSLAEEIISEILYKKGASKNNGKWEIDDAPIEITIFIRSDDPVRKSIGEVLSAELEKIGFTIKKDFGDLNKAFVVVYGSNPSDLKWSLYTEGWNRSAFVKYDSVGLGQMYSPWFSNMPGFNDPSYWNYKNEKLDKLTQRIYTGDFETAEQRTKLIQDAIAEGITESVRIFLASKIDQYIVNEKINGVVNDFGAGIPSRFTPINAKSEHDELVIGVKQIYQGAWNPIMGLTDSYSRQIWGIISDPATFKHPFTGETFPVRTTWNVETKGPTDKINIPKEAVIWNPNLQKWDNVSENSQAISKVTFDFKFSNWHNGVKMDMNDILHSLYFTIEWGTQTDQTDQTFDTEFTPRAAQSIQTIRGINPIDEDTIEVYVDYWHFDEGEIAEWAVLWSTVPWEITAAMENSVIDGKASFSRSGATNKNVNWLSLIIPKDANMLKNYLEEFKQKNYIPRALKEGNSSQDYYDKRYDASIKWIQTKKHAVISNGPFYLESYSPESRTIKVTSFEDSTYPFKKGEWSKFENTPFPSIEKIFMDNAIQRGKEITISIETKNSDELLYFITNNHGEKIASEEQKILDDKAIINISPENSKKLGIGANNIKIFAISKSILKPDFYEKTFFVTENNPELPITDNENIEYSTNEVQYLTWIILIPIIIGIVLYLKKKYQTSP from the coding sequence ATGAAAAAAATGCTAGTGATAATACTAGCGGTTTCAATTATAACAGTAATTCACAATGAATCATTTGCAGATAAAAATACATTTTTTGATTCAGTGAAATTCATACAATACCTAGATGAAAATACAGCACTTGAAGAAGTTAAAAATGGAAATTTGGATATTTACTATTATACAATTTCTCCAGACAGATTAGAAAATAGCAAAGAAAGAGGAGAATTGCAAGTGTTTGATTCCACAGGAGGATCATATAGTATTTTGGTAAATCCGGCAGAATCAGAAAAATTTAATCCTTTTTCTGAGAAAGAAATAAGATTTGCTCTGAATTATCTGGTTGACAGAAAATTAATTGTGAATGAATTGATGGGAGGGTACGGTTCACCGATTGTCTCTTACTATAGTCCATCAGATCCAGAATTTCTTACGGTAGTGGAACAACTAGAAGCATATGATTTCAAATACAACCCTAGTCTTGCAGAAGAAATCATTTCAGAAATACTTTACAAAAAGGGAGCAAGCAAGAATAATGGAAAATGGGAAATAGATGACGCTCCAATTGAAATTACAATTTTTATTAGAAGTGACGATCCAGTAAGAAAATCAATTGGAGAAGTGTTATCAGCAGAATTAGAAAAGATAGGATTTACAATTAAGAAAGATTTTGGAGATTTGAACAAAGCATTTGTCGTAGTATATGGCTCCAATCCTTCAGATCTTAAATGGAGTTTATACACAGAAGGATGGAATCGTTCAGCGTTTGTCAAGTATGATTCAGTAGGATTAGGTCAAATGTATTCTCCATGGTTTTCAAATATGCCAGGATTCAATGATCCAAGTTACTGGAATTACAAAAATGAAAAATTAGATAAATTAACTCAAAGAATCTATACAGGAGATTTTGAAACAGCAGAACAAAGAACAAAACTAATCCAAGATGCAATCGCAGAAGGAATTACAGAATCAGTTAGAATATTTTTGGCAAGTAAGATTGATCAGTACATAGTAAATGAAAAAATCAACGGAGTGGTTAATGATTTCGGAGCTGGGATTCCAAGTAGATTTACACCAATAAATGCAAAAAGTGAACACGATGAATTAGTTATCGGAGTGAAACAAATCTATCAAGGTGCATGGAATCCAATTATGGGATTAACAGATAGTTATAGCAGGCAAATATGGGGAATAATTTCAGATCCTGCTACGTTTAAGCATCCATTCACAGGAGAAACATTTCCTGTCAGAACCACATGGAATGTAGAAACAAAAGGACCAACAGATAAAATCAACATACCAAAAGAAGCTGTAATCTGGAATCCAAATTTACAAAAATGGGACAATGTAAGTGAGAATTCTCAAGCAATCAGTAAAGTTACATTTGATTTTAAATTCAGCAATTGGCATAACGGAGTCAAAATGGATATGAATGATATTTTGCATTCATTATATTTTACAATAGAATGGGGAACACAGACTGATCAAACAGACCAGACTTTTGATACAGAATTTACTCCACGAGCAGCCCAGAGTATTCAGACCATTAGAGGAATAAATCCGATTGATGAAGATACAATCGAAGTATATGTGGATTATTGGCATTTTGATGAAGGAGAAATTGCTGAATGGGCAGTATTATGGAGTACAGTACCTTGGGAAATTACGGCAGCTATGGAAAATTCAGTAATAGATGGAAAAGCATCATTTTCAAGATCTGGAGCTACAAACAAAAATGTAAACTGGTTGTCATTAATTATTCCAAAAGATGCAAACATGCTCAAAAATTATTTGGAAGAATTTAAACAAAAAAACTACATACCTAGAGCATTAAAAGAAGGCAACTCAAGCCAGGACTATTATGACAAAAGATACGACGCATCAATTAAATGGATTCAAACAAAAAAACACGCAGTTATTAGCAACGGGCCATTTTATTTAGAGTCATATTCTCCAGAATCAAGAACAATCAAAGTTACATCTTTTGAAGACAGCACATATCCATTCAAAAAAGGCGAATGGAGTAAATTTGAAAATACGCCATTCCCATCAATTGAAAAAATATTCATGGATAATGCAATCCAACGTGGGAAAGAAATAACCATATCAATTGAAACTAAAAATTCTGATGAATTGCTGTATTTCATCACAAACAATCACGGAGAGAAAATTGCATCAGAAGAACAAAAAATTCTAGATGACAAAGCAATCATCAACATATCGCCTGAAAATTCAAAAAAATTAGGCATAGGTGCAAATAACATCAAAATATTTGCAATTTCAAAATCAATCTTAAAACCAGATTTTTATGAAAAAACATTTTTTGTCACAGAAAACAATCCAGAATTACCAATTACAGATAATGAAAATATAGAATATTCTACAAATGAAGTGCAATATTTGACATGGATAATTTTAATTCCAATAATCATAGGGATTGTGTTGTATCTCAAGAAAAAATATCAGACTAGCCCATAG
- a CDS encoding TATA-box-binding protein — protein sequence MPQTKPIVSVENVVASADVMQKMDLNEITRTFPDVEYHPDQFPGLVFRLKTPKTATLIFTSGKMVCTGSKSEEMARKAVKTVVQKLRKGGIKVKKDAVVTIQNIVASINLGGKIHLEQAARTLPRSMYEPEQFPGLIHRMLDPKTVILLFSSGKLVCTGAKQEPDVYRSVNNLHALLEEKKLMIYD from the coding sequence ATGCCACAAACAAAACCTATCGTAAGTGTAGAAAATGTTGTAGCTTCAGCAGACGTAATGCAGAAGATGGATTTGAATGAAATTACTAGAACATTTCCAGATGTAGAATATCATCCGGATCAATTTCCAGGTCTAGTTTTCAGATTAAAAACTCCAAAGACAGCAACTTTGATTTTCACATCAGGAAAAATGGTATGTACTGGTTCAAAATCTGAAGAAATGGCCAGAAAAGCAGTAAAAACGGTTGTACAAAAACTTCGAAAAGGAGGAATTAAAGTAAAAAAAGACGCAGTAGTAACAATTCAGAACATTGTTGCATCAATTAATCTAGGTGGAAAAATCCATTTGGAACAAGCTGCAAGAACCCTTCCAAGAAGCATGTACGAACCAGAGCAATTTCCAGGTCTCATTCATAGAATGCTTGATCCTAAGACAGTGATTTTGTTGTTCTCATCAGGAAAACTTGTCTGTACTGGAGCTAAACAAGAACCAGACGTATATCGTTCTGTGAATAACTTACATGCATTACTAGAAGAGAAAAAATTAATGATTTATGACTAA
- a CDS encoding lamin tail domain-containing protein, which yields MNRNIPIIFSVLLFAGILAPAYAQTSDHVVINEVDINPPGDDSKTISEWIELYNPTDSDVDIGGWKIASTTVLKKTMIISSGTIIKPGQYLTYSYQSLWFTDSNESVELRDGNNIVVDKTPNFSDIQNDFTSWQRLYDGYDSDSFGDWKFVTSTAGSSNGKLIQTKDSDTVTVSISSDKSSYLFGEVAVISGSVSEEVFQFKPFFQPEKIAITISGPNFNKVVTMYPDLKLNYKTTLSLHQVLGINEGNYEAVVSYGGSTSSTTFSVGNKILEQENKEESDISILTNKSQYLPGENVSISGFASEIIPFEGMSFTVTDANGKIVANGNLFPTNGKFSTSIYLTTVSPNYGVYEIKATYFDKSASSTFEVIQDVKEDVPISLWTDKTAYGLGEVVTISGRLNDVWISNLDLEIVQTKQSSLSTSGNSGFKILDSVKIEGNGSFTYSFKIPDNSIRLGDYKITVSKDIGSATIIAHAVKDPENFIPSNDPLTIQTDAGIYEFSDKITISGFVKDPFSNSSYGTGTPVKVSISHEDGSPLQIVDLQETKRLGGGGVINYDFTAIPETSGRYSVQVDATKNIFDVGNYVVKAQYLSHTITTTFSIVDSLDLEDGAILSIDKDVYGLGETVHLTGILPPTGDHSVSISVTKPDGTRSQSGATVENQRFSWEWKVPSFEKPPILKNADGRDTRISNYGIYKIKVSIPSETMNIFFKVSKDPDNDTLSMTPLFVSTEKSLYKAGEKLKVIGNVIQRNQGEEGLVVKDRVQLRILDGTFPYKLIHEANVYPNQGGEFSSLFELPATVFDEGEYTVRANYGSTQTESIFSVANDFVFGVQDDLALLLNIDKSEYYPGDTVIISGKPNKLIYLEKFDVGVIKKGESEINCGSFICGKNIGPVKTIRPGPSGAFTHEYVIPNKSTSIGTYEVTVDADFDTGSVKFVVLEKPSAPKLDTIIQKENRIAEKTIPIFTQEKTVDDVTIAPRVLSGSLITPTRGDESNVDLKVTTVTGTCIIGPDAECLVRESTRKPGQIYDVVEVDGINLNVRYSGPDVRLEKFSILPETSGAFLPDANWNVEVLKDEQVSRFYYKVTYKTLE from the coding sequence ATGAATCGTAATATTCCAATTATATTTTCTGTACTTCTTTTTGCTGGAATATTGGCTCCTGCATATGCACAGACCTCTGATCATGTTGTAATTAATGAAGTTGACATAAATCCTCCTGGTGATGATTCTAAAACTATTTCTGAATGGATTGAACTTTACAATCCTACTGATTCTGATGTTGATATAGGTGGATGGAAAATTGCGTCTACTACTGTTCTTAAAAAAACAATGATAATATCATCTGGTACCATAATCAAACCTGGACAATATCTGACATACTCATATCAAAGTTTGTGGTTTACTGATTCAAATGAATCTGTTGAATTAAGAGATGGAAATAATATTGTTGTTGATAAGACTCCAAATTTCAGCGATATTCAAAATGATTTTACTTCTTGGCAGAGACTATATGATGGATATGATTCTGACAGTTTTGGTGATTGGAAATTTGTTACTTCTACTGCTGGCTCATCCAATGGAAAATTAATTCAAACAAAAGATTCAGACACTGTTACAGTTTCTATTTCTTCAGACAAATCATCTTATTTGTTTGGTGAAGTGGCAGTTATTTCTGGAAGTGTGTCTGAAGAAGTTTTTCAATTCAAACCTTTTTTCCAACCTGAAAAGATTGCAATTACTATCTCTGGTCCAAATTTTAACAAAGTAGTTACAATGTATCCAGATCTAAAATTAAATTATAAAACTACCCTTAGTCTACATCAAGTTTTAGGAATTAACGAAGGAAATTATGAAGCAGTTGTTAGTTATGGCGGTTCAACCTCTAGTACAACTTTTTCTGTTGGAAATAAAATATTGGAACAAGAAAATAAAGAAGAATCTGATATTAGTATTCTTACAAACAAGTCACAATACCTTCCGGGAGAAAATGTTTCAATATCTGGATTTGCATCTGAAATAATTCCATTTGAAGGTATGTCATTTACAGTTACTGATGCTAATGGAAAAATTGTTGCAAACGGTAATCTTTTCCCCACCAATGGCAAATTTTCAACTTCGATATATCTTACAACCGTGTCTCCTAATTATGGAGTTTATGAAATCAAAGCCACTTATTTTGACAAATCTGCATCCTCTACTTTTGAAGTAATCCAAGATGTCAAAGAAGACGTTCCTATCTCGTTGTGGACTGACAAAACTGCATATGGTTTAGGCGAGGTTGTCACTATTAGTGGAAGACTAAATGATGTATGGATTAGCAATTTAGATTTGGAAATTGTACAAACTAAACAATCTTCTCTCAGCACTTCAGGTAATTCTGGATTTAAAATCCTAGATAGTGTGAAAATAGAGGGTAACGGCTCGTTTACCTACTCTTTTAAAATTCCTGATAATTCTATTAGATTAGGTGATTACAAAATCACCGTATCCAAAGATATTGGCTCTGCAACAATTATCGCACATGCAGTAAAGGATCCAGAAAACTTCATCCCTTCTAATGATCCTCTGACAATTCAGACTGATGCCGGAATCTATGAATTTTCAGATAAAATTACTATTAGCGGTTTTGTAAAGGACCCTTTTAGTAATTCAAGTTATGGTACTGGCACTCCAGTAAAGGTTTCAATTTCTCATGAGGATGGTTCTCCTTTACAGATTGTTGATTTACAAGAAACAAAAAGACTGGGTGGCGGTGGTGTGATTAATTATGATTTTACTGCCATTCCTGAAACATCTGGAAGATATTCTGTCCAAGTTGATGCTACCAAAAATATCTTTGATGTTGGAAACTATGTGGTGAAGGCACAATATTTGTCACACACTATCACTACTACTTTCTCAATTGTTGATTCTTTGGATTTAGAGGATGGTGCAATTCTTTCTATTGACAAGGATGTATATGGTTTAGGTGAAACTGTTCATCTTACTGGAATATTGCCTCCGACAGGTGACCATTCTGTATCTATTTCTGTTACAAAACCTGATGGTACTAGATCACAATCTGGAGCAACTGTAGAGAATCAACGTTTTTCATGGGAATGGAAAGTTCCTTCTTTTGAGAAACCCCCAATATTGAAAAACGCGGATGGTAGAGATACTCGAATATCTAATTATGGTATTTACAAAATCAAAGTGTCTATACCTTCTGAAACCATGAATATTTTCTTCAAAGTTTCCAAAGATCCTGACAATGACACATTGTCTATGACTCCTCTTTTCGTATCCACTGAAAAATCTCTCTATAAAGCTGGTGAGAAATTAAAAGTAATTGGTAATGTAATTCAAAGAAATCAAGGTGAAGAAGGCTTAGTAGTAAAAGATAGAGTACAATTAAGAATTCTGGATGGTACTTTCCCCTACAAATTAATTCATGAAGCAAATGTGTATCCAAACCAAGGTGGTGAATTTTCAAGCTTGTTTGAATTGCCTGCTACCGTTTTTGATGAAGGTGAATACACTGTTCGTGCAAATTATGGATCAACTCAAACTGAATCCATATTCAGCGTTGCAAATGATTTTGTATTTGGTGTTCAGGATGATTTAGCCTTGTTACTAAATATTGATAAATCTGAATACTATCCTGGTGATACTGTAATTATCTCTGGAAAACCAAACAAGTTAATTTATTTGGAAAAATTTGATGTAGGCGTAATCAAAAAAGGTGAATCTGAAATAAACTGTGGCTCATTCATCTGTGGTAAAAATATTGGACCTGTAAAGACAATTCGCCCTGGTCCTTCTGGTGCATTTACTCATGAATATGTTATTCCAAACAAATCTACATCAATTGGTACATACGAAGTAACAGTTGATGCTGATTTTGATACTGGTTCTGTAAAGTTTGTTGTCTTAGAAAAACCATCTGCTCCAAAATTAGATACGATAATTCAAAAAGAAAACAGGATTGCTGAAAAAACTATCCCTATCTTCACTCAAGAAAAAACTGTAGATGATGTAACTATTGCTCCTAGAGTATTATCTGGCTCATTGATTACTCCTACTAGGGGAGATGAATCTAATGTTGATCTTAAAGTAACTACTGTTACAGGAACTTGCATAATTGGACCAGATGCAGAATGCCTCGTAAGAGAATCTACAAGAAAACCTGGCCAGATTTATGATGTTGTTGAAGTTGATGGAATAAATCTTAATGTTAGGTATAGTGGACCTGATGTTCGTTTAGAAAAATTCAGTATTTTGCCTGAAACTTCAGGAGCCTTCTTGCCTGATGCTAATTGGAATGTTGAGGTACTCAAAGATGAACAGGTTTCACGATTTTACTACAAAGTTACATACAAAACATTAGAGTAA
- a CDS encoding DUF1512 domain-containing protein — protein sequence MNFTNFDFDQLFSMGDDSNPLMMLVWILPIILFVFYGQHIQLFVTSREIKKGLKKLDGFRDESRNELIHYVKNNLKPKDDPINKIDTFLEYFTIMPVDMDPNGIVEKVRHTVRSREDYTRNHVKSLSPEMSDVELTKVQTLLEIASSLQMIYKIINHMFLTAKKQNNYPLILPLQMILPFIMEQAEAMKEAIPAFKMSQPVGDGIGPMIVGKMMLDSKKETVALETTLSKTDFENRTLYLLKAEGPGSTVGRPADGLEKIVTENKIDVIIMIDAALKMEGEDSASIAQGFGAAIGGIGTERFQIEEIATERKIPIFSIVIKQSVKEAITLMTKEIADTAEDVRLQVYEMIRENTTDGQSIVIIGVGNTSGVPQ from the coding sequence GTGAATTTTACTAATTTTGATTTTGATCAACTGTTCTCTATGGGTGATGATTCTAATCCATTAATGATGCTGGTTTGGATACTTCCTATAATCCTCTTTGTATTTTATGGACAACACATTCAACTCTTTGTTACTTCTAGAGAAATTAAAAAAGGATTAAAAAAATTAGATGGATTTAGAGATGAGTCAAGAAATGAGTTAATACATTATGTAAAAAATAATTTAAAACCAAAAGATGATCCAATTAACAAAATTGATACATTTCTAGAATATTTTACAATCATGCCTGTGGATATGGATCCTAATGGCATTGTTGAGAAAGTACGACACACTGTAAGATCTAGAGAAGATTATACTCGAAATCATGTAAAGTCTCTATCTCCTGAAATGAGTGATGTAGAATTAACCAAAGTTCAAACGCTGCTTGAAATTGCATCTTCATTACAAATGATTTACAAAATTATTAATCACATGTTTTTAACTGCCAAAAAACAAAACAACTATCCTTTGATTTTACCTTTACAAATGATTCTTCCTTTTATAATGGAACAAGCAGAAGCAATGAAAGAAGCAATTCCTGCATTTAAAATGAGTCAACCTGTGGGAGATGGAATTGGTCCAATGATTGTTGGGAAAATGATGTTGGATTCTAAAAAAGAAACAGTTGCATTAGAAACAACTCTTTCAAAAACTGATTTTGAAAATAGAACTTTGTATCTTTTAAAAGCTGAAGGTCCTGGTTCTACTGTTGGAAGACCTGCAGACGGATTGGAAAAAATTGTTACAGAAAATAAAATTGATGTAATAATAATGATTGATGCTGCATTAAAAATGGAGGGTGAAGATTCTGCATCTATTGCTCAAGGATTTGGTGCTGCTATTGGTGGTATCGGAACAGAAAGATTTCAAATTGAAGAAATTGCTACAGAGAGAAAAATCCCAATTTTTTCTATAGTTATCAAACAATCTGTCAAAGAAGCTATTACTTTGATGACTAAAGAAATCGCTGATACTGCTGAAGATGTGCGACTACAAGTCTATGAAATGATTCGTGAAAATACTACTGATGGACAATCTATAGTAATTATTGGAGTAGGTAATACCTCGGGAGTTCCACAATGA
- a CDS encoding DUF367 family protein codes for MKLQVLMFYQDDPKKCTAAKIVKFGLAKNIKKIGSKGLVLDPFSEKTLLPKDKSIVNSIIGIDCSWNLADQAFSKKFAGIKRKLPPLLAGNPVNYSKLNKLTTVEALAASLFILGSKEQSLELLNKFKWGHTFYELNQNLLEEYSKSENESDIVTVLKDYGLV; via the coding sequence ATGAAATTACAAGTCTTAATGTTTTACCAAGATGATCCAAAAAAATGCACTGCTGCTAAAATAGTAAAATTCGGTCTTGCCAAAAATATTAAAAAAATTGGTTCTAAAGGATTGGTTTTGGATCCTTTTTCTGAAAAAACATTATTGCCCAAAGACAAATCTATTGTGAATTCTATAATTGGTATAGATTGTTCTTGGAATCTTGCAGATCAGGCATTTTCTAAAAAATTTGCAGGAATCAAAAGAAAACTTCCTCCATTACTTGCAGGAAATCCTGTAAATTATTCTAAATTAAATAAATTAACTACTGTTGAGGCATTAGCAGCATCATTATTCATTTTGGGTTCAAAAGAACAATCATTAGAATTGCTAAACAAATTCAAATGGGGCCATACTTTTTATGAACTAAACCAAAATCTTTTAGAGGAATATTCTAAATCTGAGAATGAATCTGATATTGTAACTGTTTTAAAAGACTATGGGCTAGTCTGA
- a CDS encoding tRNA-binding protein, with product MSTVSYDDFAKLDIRVAKIIETEPIEGKSRIIKGKIDLGNNDQREVIIGGAQYFQPEEIVGKTVIVLANLEPKKMAGVESNAMLLAADVDDKPFWLTVTGDVPLGSPIK from the coding sequence ATGTCTACTGTATCTTATGATGATTTTGCAAAGTTAGACATTAGAGTTGCAAAAATAATTGAAACTGAACCAATAGAAGGAAAATCTAGAATCATTAAAGGTAAAATTGATTTAGGAAATAATGATCAACGTGAAGTAATCATTGGGGGTGCACAATATTTTCAACCAGAAGAAATTGTTGGTAAAACTGTAATTGTTCTTGCAAATCTCGAACCCAAGAAAATGGCAGGTGTTGAATCAAATGCAATGCTTTTAGCTGCTGATGTTGACGACAAACCCTTTTGGTTAACTGTAACTGGTGACGTCCCTTTGGGAAGCCCCATTAAATAA
- the map gene encoding type II methionyl aminopeptidase, translating into MQTEQYIKAGKIAAEVREMVRIKDWIGKTVFEICEEVENEIKKRGAKCAFPVNASINEIAAHYTAEPNDPITIKDTDLVKIDLGAQIDGYIADTAVTVCYDAQYDGLVQAVEEALGNAMAMIKVGVKASDIGRTIETTIKQMGYKPIANLSGHSLEQYTIHAGKSIPNIWSIGGFSLSENSAYACEPFVTTEQGGGFVRNGKIKNIFALNSRKKTKNVEADKLLDFIWENCNMLPFALRWLTKEWEVKEAKELLDFLVKKKAVQAYPVLIEVNEQRVAQAEHTFIPNENGVTVTTKAT; encoded by the coding sequence GTGCAGACAGAGCAATACATCAAAGCTGGAAAAATTGCAGCTGAAGTTAGAGAAATGGTTAGAATAAAAGACTGGATAGGAAAGACAGTTTTTGAAATTTGTGAAGAAGTAGAAAATGAAATTAAAAAAAGAGGGGCAAAATGTGCATTTCCAGTAAATGCCAGCATAAATGAAATTGCAGCTCATTATACTGCAGAACCAAATGATCCAATCACCATCAAAGATACAGATTTGGTTAAAATTGATCTGGGAGCACAGATCGATGGATACATTGCAGATACTGCAGTGACGGTATGTTATGATGCACAATATGATGGATTAGTGCAAGCTGTAGAAGAAGCATTAGGAAATGCAATGGCAATGATCAAGGTAGGAGTAAAAGCAAGTGACATTGGAAGAACCATTGAAACAACAATTAAACAAATGGGATACAAACCAATTGCAAATCTTAGTGGTCATTCATTAGAACAATATACAATACATGCAGGAAAATCAATCCCAAATATTTGGTCTATTGGTGGATTTTCACTTTCAGAAAATTCAGCATATGCATGTGAACCGTTTGTTACAACTGAACAAGGTGGAGGATTTGTAAGAAATGGGAAAATAAAGAACATCTTTGCGTTAAATTCCCGAAAGAAAACAAAAAATGTCGAAGCTGATAAATTATTAGATTTTATTTGGGAGAATTGCAACATGCTGCCATTTGCACTCAGATGGCTTACAAAAGAATGGGAAGTAAAAGAAGCCAAGGAACTTTTAGATTTTCTTGTAAAGAAAAAAGCAGTACAGGCATATCCGGTTCTAATTGAAGTAAATGAACAAAGAGTCGCACAAGCTGAGCACACATTTATTCCAAATGAGAACGGGGTCACCGTCACTACAAAAGCAACATGA